The following are from one region of the Molothrus aeneus isolate 106 chromosome 7, BPBGC_Maene_1.0, whole genome shotgun sequence genome:
- the MLPH gene encoding melanophilin isoform X3, with translation MGRKLDLSKLTDEEAKHVWEVVQRDFDLRKKEEERLEELKCKIDQESSKREFLTSQSHLNETHCVHCLQPFKFLLNSKRQCLDCRFYTCKNCSRYHKKEQGWVCDPCRLSRIVKIGSLEWYYEHVRSRFKRFGSAKVLQSLYGRLQPGQGLNSAFLGLHDRVYSLPDINRECQLLSSCDPGDDSDEEDNVLRGAEAERYSRMCKTKRLLSVHPFDFELDSDYSAQSRRQSVQLSPAASSPDAFQSFPDFPTSAEDVSQESRIRDADLVFHHVLQEPGASAPEQHFSTEVRLTVNARRRRSLERNPKPGTPWNEPPRARYSADMDTSDEELRGAQLPAQPSKRRSRASSQETISHSSNQIHELNTRMSAIERVLNRLEEKILTRPDESLAPESHTDPDAEEEELKRKLEELASNISDKEVSSDEEEREEEKRAKKSEMSSSREAMTRDVRKVYLAAGKTYQLEKTLKELEEGAQHSGTTDSELSELEDKVASAAARVQQAESEISDIESRIAALSAAGLTVKSVEKAKKAKSSVQAACLHSPAPASSSPGESLVDIKAMPGLQRFRRKFNSPLEITSFDDSFDRNSAYRGSLTQRNPNGKNRRVERLFAKPVMTHLS, from the exons GGAGCTGAAATGCAAGATCGACCAGGAGAGCAGCAAGAGGGAGTTCCTGACCAGTCAGTCCCACCTCAACGAGACTCACTGtgtgcactgcctgcagcccttcAAGTTCCTACTGAACAGCAAACGGCAGTGCCTGGACTGCCGCTTCTACACCTGCAAGAACTGCAGCCGCTACCACAagaaggagcagggctgggtctgCGATCCCTGCCGCctctccag GATTGTGAAGATCGGCTCCCTGGAGTGGTACTACGAACACGTGCGCTCCCGCTTCAAGAGGTTTGGAAGTGCCAAAGTGCTGCAGTCCCTCTAtggcaggctgcagccaggccaggggcTCAACTCTGCCTTTCTGG gTCTTCATGACAGAGTTTATAGCCTGCCAGACATTAACA gagagtgccagctgctcagcagctgtgaCCCCGGGGATGACAGCGACGAGGAAGACAACGTCCTTCGTGGGGCTGAAGCAGAGCGCTACAGCAGG ATGTGCAAGACAAAGCGGCTGCTGTCTGTGCACCCCTTTGATTTCGAACTGGACTCGGATTACTCTGCTCAGTCTCGCCGCCAGTCTGTgcagctctctccagcagccagcagcccgGATGCTTTCCAG TCCTTCCCAgatttccccacctcagctgaAGATGTCTCCCAGGAGTCCAGGATCAGGGATGCAGACCTGGTGTTCCACCACGTGCTGCAGGAGCCGGGGGCGAGCGCTCCGGAGCAGCACTTCAGCACCGAGGTTCGGCTCACCGTCAACGCACGGAGAAGGAGGAGCCTGGAGAGAAACCCAAAGCCTG GCACTCCCTGGAACGAGCCGCCCCGGGCGCGGTACTCGGCCGACATGGACACATCTGACGAGGAGCTGAGgggagcccagctcccagcccagcccagcaagCGCAGGAGCAGAGCCTCCTCCCAGGAGACCATCAGCCACTCCTCCAACCAG ATCCATGAGCTCAACACTCGCATGTCCGCAATCGAGCGCGTGCTGAACCgcttggaggaaaaaatcctgacGCGCCCTGACGAG TCTCTGGCCCCAGAGTCCCACACTGACCCtgatgctgaggaggaggagttgAAGAGGAAGCTGGAGGAGTTAGCCAGCAACATCAGCGATAAAGAAGTCTCCTCTGATGAGGAGGAGCGTGAAGAGGAGAAGAGAGCAAAGAAATCAGAGATGAGTTCCTCCAGGGAGGCCATGACCAGGGATGTTAGAAAG GTGTACCTGGCTGCTGGAAAGACCTACCAGCTTGAGAAGACcctgaaggagctggaggaaggggCTCAGCACAGCGGCACCACTGACTCAGAGCTGTCGGAGCTGGAGGACAAAGtggcctcagcagctgcccgggtgcagcaggcagagagtGAG ATATCGGATATCGAATCCCGAATTGCGGCCCTGTCTGCTGCAGGGCTGACCGTGAAGTCtgtggaaaaggcaaagaaggcaAAGTCGAGTGTGCAG GCTGCCTGTCTCcattctcctgctcctgccagcagcagccctggggagtcTCTGGTTGACATTAAA GCAATGCCCGGGCTGCAGAGGTTCAGGAGGAAGTTCAACAGCCCCCTGGAAATCACCA gTTTTGACGACTCCTTTGACCGCAATTCCGCGTACCGCGGCTCGCTGACGCAGAGGAACCCCAACGGCAAGAACAGGAGGGTGGAGCGGCTCTTCGCG AAGCCTGTGATGACCCACCTGTCCTGA
- the MLPH gene encoding melanophilin isoform X2, which translates to MGRKLDLSKLTDEEAKHVWEVVQRDFDLRKKEEERLEELKCKIDQESSKREFLTSQSHLNETHCVHCLQPFKFLLNSKRQCLDCRFYTCKNCSRYHKKEQGWVCDPCRLSRIVKIGSLEWYYEHVRSRFKRFGSAKVLQSLYGRLQPGQGLNSAFLGLHDRVYSLPDINRECQLLSSCDPGDDSDEEDNVLRGAEAERYSRMCKTKRLLSVHPFDFELDSDYSAQSRRQSVQLSPAASSPDAFQSFPDFPTSAEDVSQESRIRDADLVFHHVLQEPGASAPEQHFSTEVRLTVNARRRRSLERNPKPGTPWNEPPRARYSADMDTSDEELRGAQLPAQPSKRRSRASSQETISHSSNQSLAPESHTDPDAEEEELKRKLEELASNISDKEVSSDEEEREEEKRAKKSEMSSSREAMTRDVRKRSSAQALSEITAKVLRAINATEEAVWESVHGHSQGWAHPAGHLPGLPGGREVAEVYQELEENVYLAAGKTYQLEKTLKELEEGAQHSGTTDSELSELEDKVASAAARVQQAESEISDIESRIAALSAAGLTVKSVEKAKKAKSSVQAACLHSPAPASSSPGESLVDIKAMPGLQRFRRKFNSPLEITSFDDSFDRNSAYRGSLTQRNPNGKNRRVERLFAKPVMTHLS; encoded by the exons GGAGCTGAAATGCAAGATCGACCAGGAGAGCAGCAAGAGGGAGTTCCTGACCAGTCAGTCCCACCTCAACGAGACTCACTGtgtgcactgcctgcagcccttcAAGTTCCTACTGAACAGCAAACGGCAGTGCCTGGACTGCCGCTTCTACACCTGCAAGAACTGCAGCCGCTACCACAagaaggagcagggctgggtctgCGATCCCTGCCGCctctccag GATTGTGAAGATCGGCTCCCTGGAGTGGTACTACGAACACGTGCGCTCCCGCTTCAAGAGGTTTGGAAGTGCCAAAGTGCTGCAGTCCCTCTAtggcaggctgcagccaggccaggggcTCAACTCTGCCTTTCTGG gTCTTCATGACAGAGTTTATAGCCTGCCAGACATTAACA gagagtgccagctgctcagcagctgtgaCCCCGGGGATGACAGCGACGAGGAAGACAACGTCCTTCGTGGGGCTGAAGCAGAGCGCTACAGCAGG ATGTGCAAGACAAAGCGGCTGCTGTCTGTGCACCCCTTTGATTTCGAACTGGACTCGGATTACTCTGCTCAGTCTCGCCGCCAGTCTGTgcagctctctccagcagccagcagcccgGATGCTTTCCAG TCCTTCCCAgatttccccacctcagctgaAGATGTCTCCCAGGAGTCCAGGATCAGGGATGCAGACCTGGTGTTCCACCACGTGCTGCAGGAGCCGGGGGCGAGCGCTCCGGAGCAGCACTTCAGCACCGAGGTTCGGCTCACCGTCAACGCACGGAGAAGGAGGAGCCTGGAGAGAAACCCAAAGCCTG GCACTCCCTGGAACGAGCCGCCCCGGGCGCGGTACTCGGCCGACATGGACACATCTGACGAGGAGCTGAGgggagcccagctcccagcccagcccagcaagCGCAGGAGCAGAGCCTCCTCCCAGGAGACCATCAGCCACTCCTCCAACCAG TCTCTGGCCCCAGAGTCCCACACTGACCCtgatgctgaggaggaggagttgAAGAGGAAGCTGGAGGAGTTAGCCAGCAACATCAGCGATAAAGAAGTCTCCTCTGATGAGGAGGAGCGTGAAGAGGAGAAGAGAGCAAAGAAATCAGAGATGAGTTCCTCCAGGGAGGCCATGACCAGGGATGTTAGAAAG AGGTCGTCGGCTCAGGCTTTGAGTGAGATCACAGCCAAAGTGCTGAGAGCCATAAACGCCACGGAGGAGGCGGTGTGGGAGTCGGTGcatggacacagccagggctgggcccacCCTGCAGGGCACCTTCCAGGCCTGCCAGGTGGGAGAGAGGTGGCCGAAGTGtaccaggagctggaggaaaaT GTGTACCTGGCTGCTGGAAAGACCTACCAGCTTGAGAAGACcctgaaggagctggaggaaggggCTCAGCACAGCGGCACCACTGACTCAGAGCTGTCGGAGCTGGAGGACAAAGtggcctcagcagctgcccgggtgcagcaggcagagagtGAG ATATCGGATATCGAATCCCGAATTGCGGCCCTGTCTGCTGCAGGGCTGACCGTGAAGTCtgtggaaaaggcaaagaaggcaAAGTCGAGTGTGCAG GCTGCCTGTCTCcattctcctgctcctgccagcagcagccctggggagtcTCTGGTTGACATTAAA GCAATGCCCGGGCTGCAGAGGTTCAGGAGGAAGTTCAACAGCCCCCTGGAAATCACCA gTTTTGACGACTCCTTTGACCGCAATTCCGCGTACCGCGGCTCGCTGACGCAGAGGAACCCCAACGGCAAGAACAGGAGGGTGGAGCGGCTCTTCGCG AAGCCTGTGATGACCCACCTGTCCTGA
- the MLPH gene encoding melanophilin isoform X4 has product MGRKLDLSKLTDEEAKHVWEVVQRDFDLRKKEEERLEELKCKIDQESSKREFLTSQSHLNETHCVHCLQPFKFLLNSKRQCLDCRFYTCKNCSRYHKKEQGWVCDPCRLSRIVKIGSLEWYYEHVRSRFKRFGSAKVLQSLYGRLQPGQGLNSAFLGLHDRVYSLPDINRECQLLSSCDPGDDSDEEDNVLRGAEAERYSRMCKTKRLLSVHPFDFELDSDYSAQSRRQSVQLSPAASSPDAFQSFPDFPTSAEDVSQESRIRDADLVFHHVLQEPGASAPEQHFSTEVRLTVNARRRRSLERNPKPGTPWNEPPRARYSADMDTSDEELRGAQLPAQPSKRRSRASSQETISHSSNQSLAPESHTDPDAEEEELKRKLEELASNISDKEVSSDEEEREEEKRAKKSEMSSSREAMTRDVRKVYLAAGKTYQLEKTLKELEEGAQHSGTTDSELSELEDKVASAAARVQQAESEISDIESRIAALSAAGLTVKSVEKAKKAKSSVQAACLHSPAPASSSPGESLVDIKAMPGLQRFRRKFNSPLEITSFDDSFDRNSAYRGSLTQRNPNGKNRRVERLFAKPVMTHLS; this is encoded by the exons GGAGCTGAAATGCAAGATCGACCAGGAGAGCAGCAAGAGGGAGTTCCTGACCAGTCAGTCCCACCTCAACGAGACTCACTGtgtgcactgcctgcagcccttcAAGTTCCTACTGAACAGCAAACGGCAGTGCCTGGACTGCCGCTTCTACACCTGCAAGAACTGCAGCCGCTACCACAagaaggagcagggctgggtctgCGATCCCTGCCGCctctccag GATTGTGAAGATCGGCTCCCTGGAGTGGTACTACGAACACGTGCGCTCCCGCTTCAAGAGGTTTGGAAGTGCCAAAGTGCTGCAGTCCCTCTAtggcaggctgcagccaggccaggggcTCAACTCTGCCTTTCTGG gTCTTCATGACAGAGTTTATAGCCTGCCAGACATTAACA gagagtgccagctgctcagcagctgtgaCCCCGGGGATGACAGCGACGAGGAAGACAACGTCCTTCGTGGGGCTGAAGCAGAGCGCTACAGCAGG ATGTGCAAGACAAAGCGGCTGCTGTCTGTGCACCCCTTTGATTTCGAACTGGACTCGGATTACTCTGCTCAGTCTCGCCGCCAGTCTGTgcagctctctccagcagccagcagcccgGATGCTTTCCAG TCCTTCCCAgatttccccacctcagctgaAGATGTCTCCCAGGAGTCCAGGATCAGGGATGCAGACCTGGTGTTCCACCACGTGCTGCAGGAGCCGGGGGCGAGCGCTCCGGAGCAGCACTTCAGCACCGAGGTTCGGCTCACCGTCAACGCACGGAGAAGGAGGAGCCTGGAGAGAAACCCAAAGCCTG GCACTCCCTGGAACGAGCCGCCCCGGGCGCGGTACTCGGCCGACATGGACACATCTGACGAGGAGCTGAGgggagcccagctcccagcccagcccagcaagCGCAGGAGCAGAGCCTCCTCCCAGGAGACCATCAGCCACTCCTCCAACCAG TCTCTGGCCCCAGAGTCCCACACTGACCCtgatgctgaggaggaggagttgAAGAGGAAGCTGGAGGAGTTAGCCAGCAACATCAGCGATAAAGAAGTCTCCTCTGATGAGGAGGAGCGTGAAGAGGAGAAGAGAGCAAAGAAATCAGAGATGAGTTCCTCCAGGGAGGCCATGACCAGGGATGTTAGAAAG GTGTACCTGGCTGCTGGAAAGACCTACCAGCTTGAGAAGACcctgaaggagctggaggaaggggCTCAGCACAGCGGCACCACTGACTCAGAGCTGTCGGAGCTGGAGGACAAAGtggcctcagcagctgcccgggtgcagcaggcagagagtGAG ATATCGGATATCGAATCCCGAATTGCGGCCCTGTCTGCTGCAGGGCTGACCGTGAAGTCtgtggaaaaggcaaagaaggcaAAGTCGAGTGTGCAG GCTGCCTGTCTCcattctcctgctcctgccagcagcagccctggggagtcTCTGGTTGACATTAAA GCAATGCCCGGGCTGCAGAGGTTCAGGAGGAAGTTCAACAGCCCCCTGGAAATCACCA gTTTTGACGACTCCTTTGACCGCAATTCCGCGTACCGCGGCTCGCTGACGCAGAGGAACCCCAACGGCAAGAACAGGAGGGTGGAGCGGCTCTTCGCG AAGCCTGTGATGACCCACCTGTCCTGA
- the MLPH gene encoding melanophilin isoform X1, which yields MGRKLDLSKLTDEEAKHVWEVVQRDFDLRKKEEERLEELKCKIDQESSKREFLTSQSHLNETHCVHCLQPFKFLLNSKRQCLDCRFYTCKNCSRYHKKEQGWVCDPCRLSRIVKIGSLEWYYEHVRSRFKRFGSAKVLQSLYGRLQPGQGLNSAFLGLHDRVYSLPDINRECQLLSSCDPGDDSDEEDNVLRGAEAERYSRMCKTKRLLSVHPFDFELDSDYSAQSRRQSVQLSPAASSPDAFQSFPDFPTSAEDVSQESRIRDADLVFHHVLQEPGASAPEQHFSTEVRLTVNARRRRSLERNPKPGTPWNEPPRARYSADMDTSDEELRGAQLPAQPSKRRSRASSQETISHSSNQIHELNTRMSAIERVLNRLEEKILTRPDESLAPESHTDPDAEEEELKRKLEELASNISDKEVSSDEEEREEEKRAKKSEMSSSREAMTRDVRKRSSAQALSEITAKVLRAINATEEAVWESVHGHSQGWAHPAGHLPGLPGGREVAEVYQELEENVYLAAGKTYQLEKTLKELEEGAQHSGTTDSELSELEDKVASAAARVQQAESEISDIESRIAALSAAGLTVKSVEKAKKAKSSVQAACLHSPAPASSSPGESLVDIKAMPGLQRFRRKFNSPLEITSFDDSFDRNSAYRGSLTQRNPNGKNRRVERLFAKPVMTHLS from the exons GGAGCTGAAATGCAAGATCGACCAGGAGAGCAGCAAGAGGGAGTTCCTGACCAGTCAGTCCCACCTCAACGAGACTCACTGtgtgcactgcctgcagcccttcAAGTTCCTACTGAACAGCAAACGGCAGTGCCTGGACTGCCGCTTCTACACCTGCAAGAACTGCAGCCGCTACCACAagaaggagcagggctgggtctgCGATCCCTGCCGCctctccag GATTGTGAAGATCGGCTCCCTGGAGTGGTACTACGAACACGTGCGCTCCCGCTTCAAGAGGTTTGGAAGTGCCAAAGTGCTGCAGTCCCTCTAtggcaggctgcagccaggccaggggcTCAACTCTGCCTTTCTGG gTCTTCATGACAGAGTTTATAGCCTGCCAGACATTAACA gagagtgccagctgctcagcagctgtgaCCCCGGGGATGACAGCGACGAGGAAGACAACGTCCTTCGTGGGGCTGAAGCAGAGCGCTACAGCAGG ATGTGCAAGACAAAGCGGCTGCTGTCTGTGCACCCCTTTGATTTCGAACTGGACTCGGATTACTCTGCTCAGTCTCGCCGCCAGTCTGTgcagctctctccagcagccagcagcccgGATGCTTTCCAG TCCTTCCCAgatttccccacctcagctgaAGATGTCTCCCAGGAGTCCAGGATCAGGGATGCAGACCTGGTGTTCCACCACGTGCTGCAGGAGCCGGGGGCGAGCGCTCCGGAGCAGCACTTCAGCACCGAGGTTCGGCTCACCGTCAACGCACGGAGAAGGAGGAGCCTGGAGAGAAACCCAAAGCCTG GCACTCCCTGGAACGAGCCGCCCCGGGCGCGGTACTCGGCCGACATGGACACATCTGACGAGGAGCTGAGgggagcccagctcccagcccagcccagcaagCGCAGGAGCAGAGCCTCCTCCCAGGAGACCATCAGCCACTCCTCCAACCAG ATCCATGAGCTCAACACTCGCATGTCCGCAATCGAGCGCGTGCTGAACCgcttggaggaaaaaatcctgacGCGCCCTGACGAG TCTCTGGCCCCAGAGTCCCACACTGACCCtgatgctgaggaggaggagttgAAGAGGAAGCTGGAGGAGTTAGCCAGCAACATCAGCGATAAAGAAGTCTCCTCTGATGAGGAGGAGCGTGAAGAGGAGAAGAGAGCAAAGAAATCAGAGATGAGTTCCTCCAGGGAGGCCATGACCAGGGATGTTAGAAAG AGGTCGTCGGCTCAGGCTTTGAGTGAGATCACAGCCAAAGTGCTGAGAGCCATAAACGCCACGGAGGAGGCGGTGTGGGAGTCGGTGcatggacacagccagggctgggcccacCCTGCAGGGCACCTTCCAGGCCTGCCAGGTGGGAGAGAGGTGGCCGAAGTGtaccaggagctggaggaaaaT GTGTACCTGGCTGCTGGAAAGACCTACCAGCTTGAGAAGACcctgaaggagctggaggaaggggCTCAGCACAGCGGCACCACTGACTCAGAGCTGTCGGAGCTGGAGGACAAAGtggcctcagcagctgcccgggtgcagcaggcagagagtGAG ATATCGGATATCGAATCCCGAATTGCGGCCCTGTCTGCTGCAGGGCTGACCGTGAAGTCtgtggaaaaggcaaagaaggcaAAGTCGAGTGTGCAG GCTGCCTGTCTCcattctcctgctcctgccagcagcagccctggggagtcTCTGGTTGACATTAAA GCAATGCCCGGGCTGCAGAGGTTCAGGAGGAAGTTCAACAGCCCCCTGGAAATCACCA gTTTTGACGACTCCTTTGACCGCAATTCCGCGTACCGCGGCTCGCTGACGCAGAGGAACCCCAACGGCAAGAACAGGAGGGTGGAGCGGCTCTTCGCG AAGCCTGTGATGACCCACCTGTCCTGA
- the PRLH gene encoding prolactin-releasing peptide: protein MKLGMKLGVACLLWLLLVCLSLPATHGRVLERSMEIRSKENTNPDIDPSWYTGRGIRPVGRFGRRRALGGGGRSGGAVQRGCAAPRPPRLELSP from the exons ATGAAGCTGGGCATGAAGCTGGGGGTCGCCTgcctcctgtggctgctgctggtctGCCTGAGCCTGCCCGCCACGCACGGCCGCGTCCTGGAGCGCTCCATGGAAATCAGGAGTAAGGAGAACACGA ACCCGGACATCGACCCCTCGTGGTACACGGGCCGCGGGATCCGGCCCGTGGGGCGCttcgggcggcggcgggcgctggGCGGGGGTGGCCGCTCCGGCGGGGCCGTTCAGCGGGGCtgcgccgctccccgcccgccccggctggagctgagcccctGA